From Caldivirga sp., the proteins below share one genomic window:
- a CDS encoding FAD-dependent oxidoreductase, which yields MRIVVIGGGAAGMSTASRIKRIKPDFDVMVFESSNMVSHAPCGIPYFLEGLFNDESLFMHYTPDYFINVRGIKVRTNVSVVKVYDNFILTNTGERVEWDYLVLATGSIPRIPSAHISGDRVFTIHHPSRAMETRKLLESANTVGIVGSGYIGLEVAEAMRVKGKEVIMVSRSSHPLSRSLDGDMSVLIIDEMVRSGVKVKLNESLIEVSKQGGSQVIMTDSGKYIVDAVVLATGVVPNVELANMLNLRIGETGAVWVNEHMITSNERIYAVGDVAETINVVTGKPYWHPFGTTANKMGYIAGSNIAGLRLRFPGVAGTSMTRFMNLYAASTGLTEREAIRHGLKVASVIIKAETRARYYPGHGELTVKLIAERGSGRIIGGQFIGNDGGQVLGRVNTLASLILKRATVEDLFLSDLAYLPPVTQVWDPLIIAARQLFNKL from the coding sequence ATGCGTATTGTAGTGATTGGTGGTGGGGCTGCTGGCATGAGTACTGCGTCAAGGATTAAGAGGATTAAGCCTGATTTCGACGTCATGGTGTTTGAATCATCAAACATGGTTAGCCATGCTCCATGCGGCATCCCCTACTTTTTAGAGGGTCTTTTTAACGATGAGTCACTCTTTATGCATTACACACCGGACTACTTCATTAATGTTAGGGGTATTAAGGTGAGGACTAATGTAAGTGTTGTTAAGGTGTATGATAACTTCATATTGACTAACACTGGTGAACGCGTGGAATGGGATTACTTAGTGTTAGCTACTGGGTCAATACCAAGGATTCCAAGCGCACATATTAGTGGCGACAGGGTATTCACAATTCACCATCCCTCTAGGGCCATGGAAACCAGGAAACTGCTTGAAAGTGCTAACACTGTTGGAATTGTAGGGTCTGGTTACATTGGTCTTGAGGTTGCTGAGGCAATGAGGGTTAAGGGTAAGGAGGTTATTATGGTGAGTAGGTCAAGCCACCCATTAAGTAGGTCACTTGATGGCGATATGAGTGTGTTAATTATTGATGAAATGGTTAGGAGCGGGGTTAAGGTTAAGTTAAATGAGAGTCTTATTGAAGTAAGTAAGCAGGGTGGTTCACAAGTCATTATGACTGATTCAGGTAAATATATTGTTGATGCTGTAGTGTTAGCTACCGGTGTAGTGCCTAATGTGGAGCTGGCTAACATGCTTAACTTGAGAATAGGGGAAACAGGGGCCGTATGGGTTAATGAACACATGATTACGAGTAATGAACGCATCTACGCAGTAGGTGATGTTGCGGAGACTATCAATGTAGTAACCGGTAAACCTTATTGGCATCCCTTCGGTACTACAGCTAATAAGATGGGTTACATAGCAGGTAGTAATATTGCTGGCTTAAGATTAAGGTTCCCTGGAGTAGCGGGTACATCAATGACAAGGTTCATGAACCTGTACGCGGCATCAACAGGCTTGACGGAGAGGGAAGCAATTAGGCATGGTTTAAAAGTAGCCTCAGTGATAATAAAGGCTGAAACAAGGGCTAGGTATTACCCGGGTCATGGGGAACTTACCGTTAAGTTAATTGCCGAAAGGGGTTCAGGTAGAATAATTGGTGGCCAATTCATTGGTAATGATGGTGGGCAAGTGCTTGGTAGAGTTAACACTTTGGCTTCATTAATATTAAAGAGGGCTACGGTGGAGGACCTATTTCTAAGTGACTTAGCTTACCTTCCTCCAGTCACCCAGGTTTGGGATCCATTAATCATAGCTGCACGGCAACTCTTTAATAAGCTATAG
- the hisD gene encoding histidinol dehydrogenase: protein MRISRGDLPSFLKRMTSMDQYVERVKGIVNDVREHGDEALLRLTNELDGVRLDVIELGPNELMALANSIEQSVRVAVDEAIASVESFNGRIKPSNVEDYHKGLRRGIRWVSLSRVGLYVPKGYFSTLIMTGVLAKVAGVNEIIVATPPRRDGLIDPEVAYVALRLNARVFRIGGAQAVAALAFGTESVPKVDKIAGPGNAYVQAAKLLVSEYVGIDGVEGPTELVTCADPSIKPTIVALDLAAQLEHAAAVGVLVTWSEDYLTKVESELSKLTNAPYLSTLVNKPDECINVINEVAPEHASIWGVKVPLEEIRNAGAVSFMAPSALIDYIAGPSHVLPTSGSAKWRGVLTPIDFMKPIAYIEPISKVEANELGKLGATLGLREGFRRHSEALTNWVNED from the coding sequence GTGAGGATTAGTAGGGGGGATTTACCCAGTTTCCTGAAGAGAATGACAAGCATGGATCAGTATGTTGAAAGGGTTAAGGGTATAGTTAATGATGTTAGGGAGCATGGTGATGAAGCATTACTTAGATTAACAAATGAACTTGATGGTGTCAGACTAGATGTAATTGAGCTGGGTCCAAACGAATTAATGGCCTTAGCCAATAGTATTGAGCAAAGCGTTAGGGTGGCGGTAGATGAGGCAATAGCCTCAGTGGAATCCTTTAATGGCAGGATTAAGCCAAGTAACGTTGAGGATTACCATAAGGGCTTGAGGAGGGGGATTAGGTGGGTATCCTTAAGTAGGGTTGGCTTGTATGTGCCTAAGGGTTACTTCTCAACACTAATTATGACTGGGGTATTAGCTAAGGTGGCTGGGGTTAATGAAATAATTGTTGCAACACCACCTAGGCGTGATGGCTTAATCGACCCTGAGGTGGCCTACGTAGCCCTTAGGCTAAACGCCAGGGTCTTCAGGATTGGTGGAGCCCAGGCAGTTGCAGCGTTAGCATTCGGTACGGAGTCAGTGCCTAAGGTTGATAAGATTGCTGGCCCCGGTAATGCGTATGTGCAGGCGGCTAAGCTACTGGTCTCTGAATACGTAGGCATTGATGGTGTTGAGGGTCCCACTGAATTAGTGACCTGTGCTGACCCAAGTATTAAACCAACCATAGTAGCCCTAGACCTAGCTGCCCAACTTGAGCATGCAGCAGCAGTGGGTGTGTTGGTTACTTGGAGTGAAGACTACTTAACTAAAGTTGAGAGTGAGTTAAGTAAGTTAACCAATGCGCCATATTTATCAACACTGGTGAATAAGCCTGATGAGTGCATTAATGTGATTAATGAGGTGGCGCCTGAACACGCATCAATATGGGGTGTCAAAGTACCCTTGGAGGAGATTAGAAATGCTGGTGCAGTATCATTTATGGCGCCCTCAGCCCTAATTGACTATATTGCTGGGCCAAGCCACGTCCTACCCACCAGTGGCTCAGCAAAGTGGAGGGGTGTTTTAACACCTATTGACTTCATGAAGCCGATAGCCTACATTGAACCCATTAGTAAAGTGGAGGCTAATGAACTTGGTAAATTAGGGGCAACACTAGGGTTGAGGGAAGGGTTTAGGAGACACTCTGAGGCATTAACCAACTGGGTTAATGAGGATTAA
- a CDS encoding Xaa-Pro peptidase family protein — MEANRFTSRLKAFMNKVKSLGVELAVISTPVNIRYLTGIRIETFERLGVLIVCARNEELTLVIPKLDEGKVKGTGLRYLTYTDLEGPRDTVWRVVSGCGKVNVVGFESNAQLKYYWLLRGILGGFRDLAIDDVLTSLRIVKDEEEVSNIKAAVKAIEKGLRAAEDSLKAGVTEVKLAEVIRSAIADAGAEPMDILVQSGPNSAIPHWLPGSRRISDNDVVVVDLTATYNDYYGDLTRTFTVGNVDGEFARIYNLVKRAHDEAIAAVKEGVTGSYIDSVARSVIREGGYGDYFIHRTGHGIGLEVHEEPYISSDYTKALPRGSVFTIEPGIYLQGKFGVRLESNILINSNGMVEVLDSYWPVV, encoded by the coding sequence ATGGAGGCTAATCGATTCACTAGTAGGCTTAAGGCCTTCATGAATAAGGTTAAGAGTCTTGGGGTTGAATTAGCGGTAATCTCCACTCCAGTTAATATTAGGTACTTAACGGGTATTCGTATTGAAACCTTCGAGAGGCTTGGTGTTCTAATCGTCTGTGCGCGTAATGAGGAGTTAACGTTAGTTATACCTAAACTTGATGAGGGTAAGGTTAAGGGAACTGGTTTACGTTACTTAACTTACACTGACTTAGAGGGGCCTAGGGATACTGTTTGGAGGGTTGTTTCAGGCTGCGGTAAGGTTAATGTTGTTGGTTTCGAGTCTAACGCACAGTTAAAGTACTATTGGTTACTTAGAGGTATCCTAGGTGGCTTCAGGGATTTGGCAATTGATGACGTATTAACAAGCCTTAGGATTGTTAAGGATGAGGAAGAAGTTAGTAACATTAAGGCTGCGGTTAAGGCAATTGAGAAGGGGCTTAGGGCTGCGGAGGATTCACTTAAGGCTGGGGTGACTGAGGTTAAGCTGGCTGAGGTAATTAGGAGTGCTATTGCTGATGCTGGGGCTGAACCAATGGATATTCTCGTCCAGTCAGGTCCAAATTCAGCAATACCTCATTGGTTACCGGGCAGTAGACGCATTAGTGATAATGATGTTGTTGTAGTTGACTTAACCGCAACATACAATGATTATTACGGTGACTTAACAAGAACATTCACCGTAGGTAATGTTGATGGTGAATTTGCAAGGATATATAACCTAGTTAAGAGAGCCCATGATGAAGCCATAGCTGCGGTTAAAGAGGGTGTCACTGGGTCTTATATTGACTCAGTGGCTAGGAGTGTAATAAGGGAGGGGGGTTATGGTGACTACTTCATACATAGGACTGGCCATGGAATTGGGCTTGAGGTTCATGAGGAACCATACATAAGCAGCGATTACACTAAGGCATTACCAAGGGGTTCAGTATTTACTATAGAACCAGGCATATATCTACAGGGTAAGTTTGGGGTAAGGCTTGAAAGCAACATACTAATAAACAGTAATGGTATGGTTGAGGTCCTTGACTCATACTGGCCCGTGGTATGA
- a CDS encoding histidinol-phosphate transaminase, producing MTGEQPSWTRVLKVGFYEEPNVGLSKYRLHFNENLFLPREYYETILSVLMEPDLIRYYTEPLNPTLNEIIAKHINVNADNVFATAGGDEGLRLLIQMALHGNGSIMVVEPTYSMPRALAESMNIKVKDTLLTQDYQLDVNSIIKSSASVDVIYICNPNNPTGNLFSRADVEYVASKLSSLIIIDEAYADFAKVTLMDLVKHYDNIAIVRTFSKAWGLAGLRLGYVVGSEKVIEGLRRISLPHNIPYPSIVMLSKALQLKHYVEEGIERMIEVREFMIRRMSEIGLRPLSSVTNFITFHALRPDAVYEELFKRGFVLRNLSGKVLCEDCLRTTVPPMNIAEELINNLQAIVKSIT from the coding sequence GTGACTGGTGAGCAGCCTTCATGGACTAGGGTTCTTAAGGTTGGTTTTTACGAGGAACCTAACGTGGGTTTAAGTAAGTATAGGTTGCATTTCAACGAGAACTTATTCTTACCAAGAGAGTACTACGAGACCATTTTAAGCGTATTAATGGAACCTGATCTAATCAGGTACTACACCGAGCCCCTTAACCCAACGCTTAACGAAATCATTGCTAAGCATATTAATGTTAATGCGGATAATGTATTCGCTACGGCGGGTGGTGATGAGGGGCTTAGGCTTCTTATACAAATGGCACTCCACGGTAATGGAAGTATAATGGTGGTGGAGCCGACCTACTCCATGCCTAGGGCCCTGGCTGAATCCATGAATATTAAGGTTAAGGATACACTCCTCACTCAGGATTATCAACTTGACGTGAATAGCATCATTAAGAGCAGCGCTAGTGTAGACGTGATTTACATTTGTAACCCAAATAACCCAACTGGTAATCTCTTTAGCAGAGCCGACGTAGAATACGTAGCGTCCAAGCTAAGCTCGCTGATAATTATTGATGAGGCTTACGCCGACTTCGCCAAGGTAACCCTAATGGACTTGGTTAAGCACTACGACAACATTGCCATAGTTAGAACCTTCTCCAAGGCCTGGGGCCTAGCTGGACTTAGGCTAGGTTATGTTGTTGGTTCTGAGAAGGTTATTGAGGGACTTAGGAGAATATCACTACCACACAATATACCCTACCCATCAATAGTCATGCTGAGTAAGGCTCTTCAACTTAAGCACTATGTGGAGGAGGGTATAGAGAGAATGATTGAGGTAAGGGAATTCATGATAAGGAGGATGAGCGAAATCGGCTTAAGGCCATTAAGTTCAGTAACAAACTTCATAACCTTCCACGCATTAAGGCCTGATGCAGTGTACGAGGAATTATTCAAGAGGGGGTTCGTGCTTAGGAACCTAAGTGGTAAGGTACTCTGTGAGGATTGCCTAAGAACCACAGTGCCACCAATGAATATTGCCGAAGAGCTAATTAATAATCTACAGGCAATAGTAAAAAGCATAACCTAG
- a CDS encoding adenosylcobinamide amidohydrolase — MIRQVKVVNGDLVLALNGIAVSLSSTVDGGLRHGIRYVIHHHVPSDFNTDPMLEVKKVHDKLMIKGNEAITFLTAVELPRSHVIHEESSGDLRVTVSSTMGLSNPYRIKGGNVVSLWRGYSTVNIVVIINAPLASPALVDAVSLIAEVKHETLSELTGGKIHGTTSDAAAVLSLNEGGVKPYAGPATEIGKLISHAVYNALIKAYGNTIT, encoded by the coding sequence ATGATTAGGCAAGTTAAGGTGGTTAACGGGGACTTAGTATTAGCATTAAATGGTATTGCGGTTTCATTATCAAGTACTGTTGATGGTGGTTTAAGGCATGGTATAAGGTACGTTATTCATCACCATGTGCCCAGCGACTTCAACACTGATCCAATGCTTGAAGTTAAGAAAGTTCACGATAAGTTAATGATTAAGGGTAATGAAGCCATAACCTTCCTCACGGCAGTTGAACTACCAAGGAGCCACGTCATCCATGAAGAATCCTCAGGGGACTTAAGGGTTACGGTATCATCAACAATGGGGTTAAGTAATCCTTACAGGATTAAGGGAGGGAATGTGGTAAGCCTATGGAGGGGTTACTCAACAGTAAACATAGTGGTCATAATTAATGCGCCCCTTGCTTCACCGGCACTTGTTGATGCAGTATCCCTAATCGCTGAGGTTAAGCATGAGACCCTAAGTGAATTAACGGGTGGAAAGATTCATGGAACAACTAGTGATGCTGCTGCAGTATTATCGTTAAACGAGGGAGGGGTTAAGCCCTATGCTGGTCCAGCCACTGAGATAGGTAAGTTAATAAGCCATGCTGTGTATAATGCCTTAATTAAGGCGTATGGCAACACAATAACCTAA
- a CDS encoding ABC transporter substrate-binding protein: protein MTKSIIPYVLISIAVVTLATAILGNQVVYAASPPQIIVAAPTTVIYTPGTPVYNPYAPSNLVGTVMTYLPLALYNPFTGKFYPVLAENWTVQLFPNGSALFTIYLRKGLYWFNGSAVMPFTAWDVYTYFYIGMKSFWWYSPWINNSLADEDIRVLNNYTIQFLFQKWTTFIPYWMLPSWISTPYEVWKPIVDKLKTMNYTQAAKYSVNVTEFVAPYWGLNPYYLSYISTTYFDYTLEPQSLLSAWMQVFPINSWFLYNPTAIDWYVGGNTQAMSAFLAGKANWGFVGLSLQQVATLNKSGTVSVYLSPDFSAFGITVNPWYGWPFNNPVFREALCYVINRSEVVAAWGLNLPDYYPEPVLSYTVNLYPSSFSDVLVPCSYNPTKAAQMLESLGLKKVNGYWSFPNGTPITLYVYGPSGWTDWMTMASDAVEQLQAFGFKASLIGQDVGVYWGTTIPQSQYQAAITWKTYVKSLDSAWTFLNWPWWVFGSAIQAYSNHSVFPFQWPNGTCTPVTAPASLNLPNSTVVWCVNSTFGYINLTNWQMFFGAGAPGSEPYKLAVKTLFGWYAYYVPVIPLGEKIEPLEYAKSLMDPMWAYQCLPFYTLETLVYENDLSGMPFGWPNTVLAGTFFGAWAPPGQVPPLAQAIANGSLWIKYPQLAAFLGLPNPDTSVQQCVASYFHIPYTPVTTTTTTSTTTTTTTTTAVTTATTTVTST, encoded by the coding sequence ATGACCAAATCAATAATCCCCTACGTGTTAATATCAATAGCGGTGGTTACTCTAGCTACTGCAATCCTTGGTAACCAAGTGGTCTATGCAGCATCACCTCCTCAAATAATAGTTGCTGCTCCAACAACGGTCATTTATACTCCAGGCACTCCAGTGTATAATCCTTATGCACCAAGTAACCTTGTAGGTACTGTAATGACTTACTTACCATTAGCTCTCTATAATCCGTTCACCGGTAAATTCTATCCTGTTTTGGCTGAGAATTGGACTGTTCAGTTGTTTCCTAATGGTTCTGCATTATTCACAATCTACCTTAGGAAGGGTCTCTACTGGTTTAATGGTTCAGCTGTAATGCCCTTTACCGCGTGGGATGTCTATACTTACTTCTACATTGGTATGAAGTCCTTCTGGTGGTATTCACCATGGATTAATAATTCACTTGCAGATGAGGATATTAGGGTGCTTAATAATTATACTATTCAGTTCCTATTCCAGAAATGGACAACGTTCATACCTTATTGGATGCTTCCAAGCTGGATAAGCACACCATATGAGGTGTGGAAGCCAATAGTAGATAAACTCAAGACAATGAACTATACTCAGGCGGCTAAGTACTCGGTGAATGTCACGGAGTTCGTTGCACCATACTGGGGTCTTAACCCGTATTACCTATCCTACATTAGTACAACGTACTTTGACTATACCCTTGAGCCTCAAAGCCTACTATCAGCATGGATGCAAGTATTCCCGATAAACAGTTGGTTCCTGTATAATCCGACTGCGATAGATTGGTATGTTGGTGGTAATACTCAGGCTATGAGCGCCTTCCTGGCTGGTAAGGCTAATTGGGGCTTCGTAGGCCTGTCACTTCAGCAGGTGGCTACACTTAATAAGAGTGGTACTGTTAGTGTTTACTTAAGCCCTGACTTCTCTGCCTTTGGTATTACTGTTAATCCTTGGTATGGTTGGCCGTTTAATAATCCAGTCTTTAGGGAGGCCTTATGTTACGTTATCAATAGGAGTGAGGTTGTTGCTGCATGGGGCTTAAACCTACCAGACTACTACCCAGAACCCGTATTATCATATACCGTTAACCTGTATCCATCAAGCTTCAGTGACGTGCTGGTACCATGCTCCTATAACCCAACTAAGGCTGCTCAAATGCTTGAGAGCCTTGGCTTGAAGAAGGTTAACGGCTACTGGAGCTTCCCCAACGGAACACCAATAACGCTTTACGTTTATGGTCCAAGTGGTTGGACTGACTGGATGACCATGGCTAGTGATGCAGTGGAGCAATTGCAGGCCTTCGGCTTCAAGGCAAGCCTAATAGGACAAGATGTTGGAGTATACTGGGGTACAACAATACCGCAAAGCCAATACCAAGCGGCCATAACTTGGAAGACCTATGTTAAGAGCCTTGATAGTGCCTGGACATTCTTAAACTGGCCATGGTGGGTATTTGGTTCTGCTATACAGGCCTACAGTAACCATAGTGTATTCCCATTCCAGTGGCCTAATGGTACATGCACACCGGTTACTGCGCCAGCATCACTTAATTTACCAAACAGTACAGTAGTATGGTGTGTGAACTCAACATTCGGATACATTAACTTAACCAACTGGCAAATGTTCTTCGGTGCAGGTGCACCTGGAAGTGAACCATATAAACTAGCCGTTAAGACGCTTTTTGGTTGGTATGCATATTATGTCCCAGTAATACCGCTTGGTGAGAAGATTGAACCACTTGAGTATGCCAAGAGTTTAATGGATCCAATGTGGGCTTATCAATGCCTACCATTCTATACACTAGAAACGTTAGTTTATGAGAATGATTTATCTGGAATGCCGTTTGGATGGCCGAACACAGTCCTAGCAGGTACATTCTTCGGAGCATGGGCACCACCTGGACAAGTGCCACCCTTAGCTCAGGCAATAGCCAATGGTAGCCTATGGATTAAGTATCCTCAGTTAGCAGCCTTCCTTGGTTTGCCGAATCCTGATACTTCTGTTCAGCAGTGTGTTGCTTCGTATTTCCATATTCCGTATACTCCAGTAACCACTACCACAACTACATCAACTACTACTACAACTACAACAACCACTGCCGTAACAACAGCCACCACCACAGTCACTTCAACA
- a CDS encoding glycoside hydrolase family 38 C-terminal domain-containing protein codes for MLPRSGLRGVEGLGFEIAASSIGRFIPIKSWIMGEGSSIELPFRTDATPNDSFRFQASVSVPESKHRWFLKLLLSGNALVRIGNDAWGYDEAHTYFPLSPGNHTIMIESTPRTLFGQHMWEFRFNYAYLIEVNWDVLRLGLRLLALVDFANGLPNDSGLRRDLEELLINVTKGVRVNPTLSQITLMILMLYDSPLSQWFSRGDLRRPPDSFIMNTGLYGLGIIKGHLSDVPKVIDDDSIASLVKGIEDKLNRGLSELTVKYPKEGVLLAVGHAHIDAAWLWPKAETINKVLRTFSTIVGLMREYDFSYIQSSAQYYEWVEHSDKVLFSEVSRLIKLGKWIIAGGMWIESDANIIDGESLVRQFLYGQRYFLSRFGKLARVGWLPDTFGFSANLPQILRKSGIDVFVSWRIVTHELTQFPYHVFTWEGIDGSEIPTQVILVNYNNTHTPLNAYRAWSMYEGKGTLPQLIYPYGYGDGGGGPTREMLEYRDLMNRLPNIPSLVNLNEDDYASTLINAKDKLPRWRGEIHVENFRGTYTTNLLIKELIAKAEAKLTDAELWVTLAYLTGAGDHGLSELEGLWKTLLFNQFHDIVPGSAIKEVYDDAYGELRSLLAKSEELINESTTAISKRFGIANSLVVFNSAPWGRGGIIKVPRNVAINSECQDLGDERLIYVEAPPVGFRAYAINGECVEPKDGVMVKEDGGGFIMENSYVKVKVNSKGDIESIILKGSNAELINGSVKLMAHIEEPIVSDAWRFSLSSLNDGVEFNLASPPRVSIKGPLMSCIDVDKGFSKSRISQRICLSKYSPLIEVWSRINWIDEGVLVKYWINTTVESKEAVYDIPFGTLTRPTDPQVQVKEGKIEVPALRWVDLSDGAKGLAVISPSRHGYSVIGGRIGLSLLRSPTFPNPWSDLGDFETSIFIYPHIGDYKTAEVPKVAYDVMHELRHIMVSGGDELSNALGEWSFMELKPHKAVLTAVKIAEDSRNELIIRFYNPYDSSISMGITINNSYRPSTVVETNLIETEDHGSVNLGNIVLEPYEIKTLRMRLG; via the coding sequence GTGCTACCTAGAAGTGGACTTAGGGGTGTTGAGGGTTTGGGATTTGAGATTGCTGCATCATCGATTGGTAGATTCATTCCCATTAAGTCATGGATAATGGGTGAAGGTTCTTCAATTGAATTACCATTTAGGACTGATGCAACCCCTAATGATTCATTCAGGTTCCAGGCCAGTGTTTCAGTCCCTGAATCAAAGCATAGGTGGTTTCTTAAGCTACTGCTTAGTGGTAATGCATTGGTTAGAATAGGTAATGATGCTTGGGGCTATGATGAGGCCCATACGTACTTCCCATTAAGCCCCGGCAACCACACGATTATGATTGAGTCTACCCCTAGGACACTCTTTGGGCAGCATATGTGGGAATTCAGGTTTAATTACGCTTATTTAATTGAGGTTAATTGGGATGTTTTAAGGCTTGGATTAAGGTTATTGGCCCTAGTGGATTTCGCTAATGGATTACCGAACGACAGTGGGTTAAGGAGGGATCTTGAGGAGCTGCTCATTAATGTAACGAAGGGTGTTAGGGTTAACCCAACCTTAAGTCAAATAACCTTAATGATACTAATGCTCTATGACTCACCCTTATCGCAATGGTTCAGTAGAGGTGACTTAAGGAGGCCGCCGGACAGCTTCATAATGAACACTGGCCTATACGGCTTAGGTATTATTAAGGGCCACTTGAGTGATGTACCTAAGGTAATTGATGACGATTCAATCGCCAGTTTAGTTAAGGGCATTGAGGATAAGTTGAATCGTGGGTTAAGTGAATTAACCGTGAAGTACCCTAAGGAGGGTGTTTTACTTGCAGTTGGCCATGCTCATATTGATGCCGCTTGGCTCTGGCCAAAGGCTGAGACTATTAACAAGGTTTTGAGGACATTCTCAACAATAGTAGGATTAATGAGGGAATACGACTTCTCCTACATTCAAAGTTCAGCCCAGTACTATGAGTGGGTTGAGCATAGTGATAAGGTTCTCTTCAGCGAAGTTAGTAGGCTAATTAAGTTAGGTAAGTGGATTATTGCTGGTGGTATGTGGATTGAGAGTGATGCTAATATTATTGATGGTGAGTCCCTGGTTAGGCAATTCCTATATGGGCAAAGGTACTTCCTAAGCAGGTTCGGTAAGTTAGCTAGGGTGGGTTGGTTACCGGACACCTTCGGCTTCTCAGCTAACCTACCTCAAATTCTCAGGAAGAGTGGCATCGATGTCTTCGTCTCATGGAGGATTGTAACCCATGAATTAACTCAATTCCCATACCACGTTTTCACGTGGGAGGGTATTGATGGATCCGAAATCCCAACGCAAGTAATACTAGTTAATTATAATAATACTCATACGCCATTGAACGCCTACCGCGCGTGGTCAATGTACGAGGGTAAGGGTACGTTGCCCCAATTAATATACCCCTACGGTTACGGTGATGGGGGTGGTGGGCCAACTAGGGAGATGCTTGAGTACAGGGACTTAATGAATAGGTTACCCAACATACCAAGCCTAGTTAACCTTAATGAGGATGATTATGCATCAACCCTTATTAATGCTAAGGATAAGTTACCCAGGTGGAGGGGTGAGATTCACGTTGAGAACTTCAGGGGAACATACACCACAAACCTGCTTATTAAGGAACTCATAGCCAAGGCTGAGGCTAAATTAACTGATGCTGAACTCTGGGTTACTTTAGCCTACTTAACTGGTGCCGGTGACCATGGGTTAAGTGAACTTGAGGGATTGTGGAAAACACTCCTCTTTAACCAATTCCACGACATAGTACCAGGTTCAGCAATTAAGGAGGTTTACGATGACGCCTATGGGGAATTAAGAAGCCTACTGGCTAAGAGTGAGGAATTAATTAATGAATCCACTACAGCTATTAGTAAGCGTTTTGGTATAGCAAATTCACTTGTAGTCTTTAACTCAGCCCCCTGGGGTAGGGGAGGCATTATTAAGGTTCCACGTAATGTAGCAATTAATTCAGAGTGCCAGGACCTTGGGGATGAAAGGTTAATCTACGTTGAGGCACCTCCAGTGGGCTTTAGGGCATATGCAATTAATGGTGAATGCGTTGAACCGAAGGATGGCGTGATGGTTAAGGAAGATGGTGGTGGCTTCATAATGGAGAATAGTTATGTTAAAGTCAAGGTCAACAGTAAGGGGGATATTGAATCAATCATACTAAAGGGTAGTAATGCTGAGCTCATTAATGGTTCAGTTAAACTAATGGCTCACATAGAGGAGCCCATTGTCTCAGATGCCTGGAGGTTTTCACTTAGTTCACTCAATGATGGTGTTGAATTCAACCTAGCTTCACCTCCAAGGGTTTCAATTAAGGGTCCATTAATGTCGTGTATTGATGTTGATAAGGGCTTTAGTAAGTCTAGGATAAGCCAGAGGATTTGCCTAAGCAAGTACTCACCTTTAATCGAGGTTTGGAGTAGGATTAACTGGATTGATGAGGGTGTCCTCGTTAAGTACTGGATTAACACAACCGTTGAGTCTAAGGAGGCCGTGTACGACATACCCTTCGGCACATTAACTAGGCCCACTGATCCTCAGGTTCAGGTCAAGGAGGGTAAAATTGAGGTTCCGGCATTAAGGTGGGTTGACTTATCCGATGGAGCTAAAGGACTGGCTGTAATATCACCATCTAGGCATGGTTACTCAGTAATTGGAGGCAGGATCGGCTTAAGCCTACTCAGGTCCCCAACGTTCCCTAACCCATGGAGTGACCTAGGTGACTTTGAAACATCCATATTCATTTACCCACACATTGGTGACTATAAGACTGCTGAGGTACCTAAGGTTGCCTATGACGTAATGCATGAGTTAAGGCACATTATGGTAAGTGGTGGGGATGAATTAAGTAACGCATTAGGTGAGTGGAGTTTCATGGAGCTTAAGCCACATAAGGCAGTGTTAACGGCAGTAAAGATTGCTGAGGACTCTAGGAATGAATTGATTATTAGGTTCTACAACCCCTACGATTCATCAATAAGCATGGGCATTACAATTAACAACTCATATAGACCCAGTACTGTAGTTGAAACAAACCTAATAGAAACCGAGGATCATGGTTCAGTGAATTTAGGCAACATAGTACTGGAGCCATATGAGATTAAGACCCTTAGAATGAGACTAGGCTAA